The DNA window CGCGGCGTGAAATCGATCCAACTCGACCTGGGCGATTATCCGAACCCCGGGCTGCTCGCGATTTCCCCGACGTTTCCCTTCGAGCAATCGCTCCAGGCGCAATGGGCCTTTGACGCCGACGACCGACTGATCGAGCTTTTTCTGGATCGCAGTCTGAAGCAATAGCCCGCCACCATTTATGAACTCCGAACACTCCTGCTGCGGCGGTCACGATCACTCGGTGACCCCGCCCGCTTCCGCGAAATATTTCTGCCCGATGTGTCCCGGAGTCGAATCCGACTCGCCCGGAGCTTGCCCGAAATGCGGCATGGCTCTGGAACGCAATCCGTCGTGGAAACCTCAGAAAATTTACACCTGCCCGATGCATCCCGAAGTCGTGCAGGATTCGCCCGGCGCGTGCCCGATCTGCGGGATGGCGCTGGAGTTGCAATCCGCCGCCGAGCCGGAGGACGACGCGGAATTGCGCGACATGACCCGCCGGTTCTGGTTCGGCGGACTGGCGGCGCTGCCAGTATTTTTGCTGGCGATGGCGCATATTTTCCCCGGCTCGCCGCATTGGCTGATGGGCTCCGCCTCGCGCTGGACGCAGGCCATTCTGGCGACGCCCGTGGTGCTCTGGGCTGGCTGGCCGTTTCTCGTGCGCGGCGCGCGTTCCCTGCGCACGGGCCATTTCAATATGTTCACGCTCATCGCGCTCGGCGTCGGCTCGGCCTGGCTTTACAGCGTGGCGGCGATGCTCGCGCCGGGCTGGTTTCCGAGTTCCATGCGAATGGACGGCGGCGTGGGCATCTACTTCGAGGCGGCGGCGGTGATCGTGGTGCTGGTGTTGCTCGGCCAGGTGTTGGAACTCCGCGCGCGCAGTCGCACCGGGAGCGCGATCCGGGCTCTCCTCGAGTTGGCGCCCGCCACGGCGCGTCTCGTGGAGAAGAATGAGGAACGCATTGTACCGCTGGAAAGCGTCCGGGCCGGAAACATTTTGCGAGTAAAACCGGGCGACAAAATCCCGGTCGATGGCGTGGTTTCCGAAGGGCAGTCGCAGGTCGATGAGGCCATGCTGACCGGCGAACCGCTCCCAGTCGCGAAGGCGGCGGGCGACCCCGTCACCGGCGGCACGATGAATGGCACGGGCAGTTTTCTGATGGAGGCGCGGCGGGTCGGAGACGAAACCGTGCTCGCCCAGATCGTGCGGATGGTCGGTGATGCGCAACGCAGCCGCGCTCCGATCCAGGCTCTGGCGGACCGGGTGGCAGGCTGGTTTGTGCCAGCGGTCACCGGCATCGCGCTGGTGACGTTTCTGATCTGGCTCTTACTCGGCCCGCAACCAGCCCTCGCTCATGCGCTGGCCAATGCGGTCGCGGTCCTGATCATCGCCTGCCCGTGCGCGCTCGGACTGGCCACGCCGATGAGCATCATGGTCGGCGTCGGGCGCGGCGCGCAGGCGGGCATCCTCGTTAAAAATGCCGAGGCGCTGGAGCGGCTGGAAAAGGTGACGCTCGTGGTGATGGATAAAACCGGCACGCTCACCGAGGGCAAACCGCGCGTGGTGCAGGTCGTGCCCGCCCCAGATTTCGATGAAACTCAACTGCTCGCCCTCGCTGCCGCCGTTGAAAAAAACAGCGAGCATCCCCTCGCCGCCGCCGTCGTGCTGGCCGCCGTTGAGCGCGGGCTGGCCCTGGAAAATGCAGCCGACTTCCAATCGACCACGGCGGAAGGCGTTCGCGCCCGAGTCGGTGAACGTGCCGTTTCCGTGGGCAAACTGGAGTTTCTAAAACAAGCCGAGACTTCCATTCCAATGGAACTCGAACGTGCGGCGGCCAGCCTGAATACCGAGGGCAAAACGACGATTTTCGTGGCGGTCGATGGCAAGTTTGCCGGTTTTCTGGCCATTGCCGACCCCGTAAAAGCGACGACACCGGCAGCCATCGCGAGTCTGCACGCCCTCGGTCTGGAGGTGGTGATGCTGACCGGCGACAACCAGCGAACCGCCGCCTGGCTGGGGCAGCAGCTTGGGTTGGATCAAATCATTGCCGAAATCGCCGCCGCTGGAAAACACGATCAAATCGCCGCCTGGAAACGCTCGGGAAAACGCGTGGCGATGGCAGGCGACGGCATCAACGACGCCCCCGCCCTGGCCGCTGCCGATGTCGGCATCGCCATGGGCACGGGCACCTCCATCGCCATGGAAAGCGCCGGAATCACCCTGCTTGGCGGCGATTTGCAGGGCTTGGTGCGCGCCGTGGTTTTGAGCAGGGCCCTGATGAAAAACATCCGGCAGAATCTGCTGTTCGCTTTTCTCTACAACGCCCTCGGCATCCCCATCGCTGCGGGCGTGTTTTACCCCGTCTTCGGCTGGCTGCTCAGTCCGATGATTGCCGGCGCGGCGATGAGTCTGAGTTCGGTCTCGGTGATCACCAACGCCCTGCGCCTGCGCTCGGTCTCCCTCGACAAAAGCTAACGTTTTCCGCCGGAATATTTCTCGTAGTCGGCTTGGAACTTTTTGAAGTCGGGAAACGTCTGGTGGTAATTCGCCGCGATCGCCTGCTCGACGGTTTGCCCGGCGATCAGAGCATCGGCGAACCCGACGAATTGCTGGCTCGTGCCTTTCGACATCAGGAAACGGACGAACCGTTCGCTCGTCTGGTAGAGCCGCGAGACGTCCTTCGTATTCTGCGGATAAGCCTCGAGATGAATCAATTCCTCCAGCGGCATATCGGCGACTTCCAATCGATTCTGGAGGCGCTTCAAGGTCTGGTTTTTGCGCCCGGCCACGGCGGCGCTGCCCATGTATTCAGCGACGCCCTCGTTCAACCAGAGCGGCCAGCGGCGTTCGCGGTAAATGCGCGCGACCACGGCATGGGTCGTCTCGTGAGCCAGCGTTTGCGAGTCAAAGGAACCGCCGTTTTGCCCGCGCACATTCAGAAAAAGTTCGTCACCGTAAGCGAAACTGCTGGTCCATTCCGGCATCTGGGTTTTCGCCACAAAACTGGCCCATTCCCCGGCGTCCTCGAAAACATAAACATGCGACTTGCGGGCGTATTGAGCCGGAGTGGTGCCAAGTTGCGCGGCGATGAAGGCGAGGTTGAACTCGACTTCGCGGCCCACTTTCCGCGCCTCGGTCATGCGCCGGAAATGAATGTAGAAATTCGGCGTCTCAGCGACTTTCCATTTCTCCGGCAGGATGGCGAGCGCGACCTGGCCTTTCTCGGAAATGCCCTCCTGCGGGACTTTGTCGGGCGCGATTTCGGCAAGCGGAGTTTCGCGCGGCGGCTGCGGCGGCGTGAGTTGACTGTAACTCGACTGAAGGGCCAGTCCGAGGATCAGGCCGACTCTAAAAAAGCTCATGGGCGAGCACGCTCAGGCAATACAAGCTAGCCGTTTCCGTGCGCAAAACGATGGGTCCCAGCGTGATCGGCTTGCAGCCGTGGCTCTTCGCCAGTGCGATCTCGGCGGGGGTGAAATCTCCCTCCGGTCCCACGAGAATGAGGACGCTGGCGGGCGGTTTGCCGGTTTCTTTTTCGACTTCGGCGAGGACGTTTTTCAACCCGCGTGCATCGGGCTGAAGCGAGGCGATGAGCATGAGGTCGTAGCGCGTGCCCTGCTCGAAAAAGGCCTTGGGCGAGAGCGGTTTGGCGATTTCCGGCAGCCAGTTTTGGCCGCATTGTTTGGCTGCTTCGATGACTACTTCCTGCCATTTGGCGCGTTTTTTATCGGAGTCGCCCGCGTCGATCTGAACGACGGTGCGCTCGGACAAAATCGGAGCAATCACCGCCGCGCCGAGTTCGGTCGCTTTCTGGACGATGAGGTCCATGTTTTTGCCCTTGGGAATGGCTTGCCCGAGCGTGATCGCGGCCTTCAGCTTCGGCGTGCGGGCTGTCTGCTGGGCTTTCAAGCGAACGCCATTTTTTTTGGTCTCGGCGATTTCGGCGGTGATTTCAGTTCCATTGCCATTGAAGACGACTACGCGCTGGCCCTTTTCGAGACGGAGAACGTCGAGCGCGTGATGCGATTCTTCAGGGCTGAGAACGAGCTGGTCGGGGTTCCAATCGGCGGCGGGAATGTAAAAACGATGCATGGTTTTAAAGAAAGGACGGTAAGTGTCGCGCAAGCAGACGAATCTTCAACAGCAGGGTTTTTCCAGTCGAGTTGCGTTGTTATTTCGGCAGCAGGGCGCGCAATTTGGCCTCCGAACCGTGCAGGGTGAGGACGTGGCCCTGCTGATTCTGCGAGCGCAGCGCCAGCGCCCAGCCGTCGAGATTCGCCATCTGCCAGTCGTCATCATTGGGTTCGAGGCCAAAATCTTCCGCCCGAAAGAGCATCAGCACCGCGTGCGAATCCTTCAGCCCGATCTGGACCACGGTGTGTCCATCGACCTGATTCACCCCCAGGACCGACGCTGAGGCCGAGGCGAATGCAGGCGGGATCGGATAATTTTCCAACCCGTATTTGAGAAAGAGCACGTCGGCGAGTTCGCCCACGGGCACGTCCACGGCCTGCATTTCACTCGGGGACAACTCTTCCGCGGCATCGACAAATTTCTGCGCCAGCACTTCGTCGGCCTTCGACTGCCAGTCGTTCCAGATCCAGGCCGCGACGGCGCAGAGCACGAGCCCGGCAAAAACCAGGGAAATGCCGAGCGGGCTGAAGAGGCGAAACGGCGGGCTGGCCTCCTGCACGGTGACGGCGAAACGGTTGAGCATTTCCGCTGAAACCGGGATCGAGACCAGCGCGGCGGCGATTTTCTCCATGGGCATGGAAGTCGCCTCATCGCCCTCGGACGGACCGCAGATGGTGGTGATTTCTCCTGGGGAAAACTCCCCAAAACCGAGCAGCGTGGCCACGGCGCGGTCGCGGGTTTTCATCCACTGAAATTGCGGAGGAAGATTGCTGATCGGAGCGTCGCCACGCGGAAGGGGCCGGGTTTCCCAGAGCGCGCGGAGGAGTTGCACGCGAGTTTCATGCGAATCAGCGGCGGCGAGGCGGGTGAGTTTTTCATCCAGCACCTCGTGGACGAGGCTCTCGGCCTCCTCGTTGATCCCGGCCAGAGCCACGGAAAACCGATACAGCACCGCGAAATCTGTGGGGGAGAGGGACGAGATCAAGGCGCGAAACTAAAATAACGCGGCGGAATCGACAAGCGCCGTCTCTCTGGGAGAATGAACGAAGTTTTCGGTTGCGTTTGGCTTTGAAACAGGTAGTTATTCTGCCCCTCTCAACCAGCGGGGACTTTTTCTATGAGCATCATTATCGACAAAATCGAGCAGGAACAATTCAAGACCGACCTTACTCCCTTCAACGTGGGCGACAGCGTGAAGGTCCACACCCGCGTCGTGGAAGGTGACAAGGAGCGCATCCAGATTTTCGCCGGCATCGTCATTGGCAAAAAAGGCCGCGGCCTAAACGCCATGTTCACCGTCCGCCGCATTTCTTATGGCGAAGGTGTCGAGCGCGTATTCCCGATTCATTCGCCTCGCATCGCGAAGGTCGATGTCGAGCGCCAGGGCAATGTGCGCCGCGCCAAACTGAATTATCTCCGCGGACGCAAGGGCAAGCAGGCCATGACCGTGAAGCAAAAGGCAGCCGCTTAATCGTTCTGATTCGACTGTAACTCCTTTCAAAAAAGGCCGGGCTTTCACAGTCCGGCCTTTTTTATTAGACTGAAGCCATGCCCTGCTCCCTGCGCCACGAAAACCGACTGCGCGCGCTCGGCCACAGCCGCATCGCCGGAATCGACGAGGCGGGTCGCGGCCCCTTGGCGGGGCCGGTCGTGGTGGCGGCGGTGATTTTGCCGCTAAAGTTTCGCCATCGGGTGTTAAACGACTCGAAGCAGCTCAACGAGAAACAGCGCGAATCCATTTACCTCGAGATCAGCACCCGCGACGACATCGTTTGGTCGGTGGTGAGCATCGAGCCGTCCGAGATTGACCGGCTGAACATTCTCCGCGCCACGCACGAGGGAATGCGCCGGGCGGCAGCCGAGTTGGAACCGGATCACGCGCTGATCGACGGCTTGCCGGTGAGGCCGTTTCCCTATCCGCACACCGCGCTGGTGCAGGGCGACGGGCTGAGTTTTAGCATCGCGGCGGCCAGCATTATTGCCAAAGTCACCCGTGACCGGCTGATGCACGAGTGGCACGAACGGCATCCGATTTACGAATTTTCCCAAAACAAAGGCTACCCAACGCCGCAGCATCTCGCCACACTGCGCGAGCATGGGCCTTGTCCAATTCATCGCCGCTCGTTTGCGCCGGTCGCCCAAAGCTGGCTCGACTTCGGACCATCTGGAACTCGGACGGACGGGTGAAAAACTGGCCGAGCGCCATCTGCGGCGTCACGGTTACAAGGTGCTCTATCGCAACTTTCGCGGCCCGCACGGCGGCGAGGTGGACATCATTTGCCGCGACAAGAAGGAAAAGAAACTCGTCTTTATCGAAGTCAAAACCCGCACCTCGGAGAAATATGGACGCCCCATCACGGCGGTCGATCACGGGAAACAATTTTACATCGCGCGCGGCGCATTGGCCTGGCTGCGAATGCTGGATGACCCGGAAGTCCCCTTTCGCTTCGATGTCGTGGAGGTCGTCATGGACGAGCCGCAGCCCACGATCACCATTGTGACGGACGCCTTTTCCCTGCCCGCGCCGTATCGTTATTAGCGCCTGACCAGCTTGTAAGACGTATTAAAAACCATCGGGCCGTTCTCGGTTTGCACCGAAAAACTCACCGCTCCATGGCTCGTATCTGCGGGGGTCGTCTGGCCCGTGACCACTTTCACGTCGCCCTTGTCGTTCGTCGCCTTGCCGGTGAATTTCACTGGCTCGCCCTTGGTCATTTGCATCACCGTTTCGTCGCTTGCCTGCAAAAAGAGCTTCCCCGTTTCGCTCTTGAAAGTAAATGGAGTCACCTTCAACTGGTAGCTCCCGAGATACGCCTCTTTCTCGTGCTCCAGCGTGCTGACGATCAGGTTTGCCTTGGCCAGGGACACCTTTGTCGCGCTCGGCTCGACGATCATTTTCGGCGCCTCCTCCGCATGAGCGAAAGAAGAAACTGCCAGTCCCAAAACAAACAATGCCGTCTTCATGACGCGTAGAAATCGTTTTTGTGACACGCCTGTAACGTATCAAATTTCCCGCCGCCCACAACCGGCGTTCAACTAAACATTGAAACGGAAGTCAAACACGTCGCCGTCTTGCACCACGTATTCTTTCCCTTCGATGCGAAGTTTGCCCGCCTCGCGCGCCTTGGCCATGCTGCCCAGGCGGGCCAAATCCTCAAACGCGACGGTCTCCGCCGCGATGAAGCCGCGCTCGAAATCGCTATGAATCACGCCCGCCGCCGCCGGTGCTTTGTCGCCGATCCGAATCGTCCAGGCGCGGGTTTCCTTCTCGCCAGTCGTCAGATACGTCCGCAACCCGAGCAAATGATACACGGCCCGAATCAAACTCCCGACGCCGCTTTCCGGCACGCCGAGATCCTTCAAAAACTCCGTCGCTTCCTCGGCTGAAAGGTCGGTCAATTCGCTCTCGATCTGGGCGCTGATAACCACCGCTTCCGTGCCGAAATGGGCGCGGGCGTAATCGCGCACGGCCTGCACGTAACGCGCGGCGGGCGTGAGCTCGACCACGTCCTTCGGCAGCGCCATTTCGTTGTCATCGGCCGAATCGACCAGCGCCACGACGCTCGCGAGATCGCCCTCGGCCACGTTGCAGGCGAAGAGCGTGGGTTTTGCGCTGAGCAGGAAAAATTCCGCGATCAATTTCTTCTCATCCGCCGACGCCTCGAAGGTCACCGCCGGTTTTCCAGAGTCCAGATACGGCATCAATCGCTCGATCAACGCGATCTCAGCCAGCGCCGTTTTGTCGCCGACGCGAGCCGCCTTTTTCTGGCGATCCGCGCGTTTCTGGAGCGACGCCATGTCGGCCAAAATGAGTTCGGTATTAATCACCTCAATGTCGCGCACCGGATCGACCGTGCCCGAAACGTGATGAATATCGGCGTCCTCGAAGCAGCGCACGACCTGCACAATGGCGTCGGTCTCCCGGATATTGGCCAAAAACTGATTCCCCAAGCCCTCGCCCTTGCTGGCATCCTTCACGAGCCCGGCGATATCGACAAACTCAATCGCCGCCGGGATCAACTTCTGCGAACCGCTGATTTTCGAGAGCACTTCGAGCCGATAATCAGGCACGGTGACGATGCCGACATTCGGGTCGATCGTGCAAAACGGGTAATTGGCCGCCGTCGCCTTGCGGGTGCGGGTGACAGCATTAAAAAGAGTCGATTTGCCGACATTGGGAAGACCGACGATTCCAGCGGATAACATAGGGCGGCGACTCTAGCGCATCGCACCCAGACTGGCTAGCGGCGAAGTGAGGAAAGGGGGCGAGTTAGAGGTTGAACGGCGCATTCCGCTATGTAGTAATGTCGAAATGGCTGGCCTGAAGGAGCAACTCGAAATGCTGAAACCCGACTGGGCTCTTTTCGACGTGCAGCGCGCGTGGCTTTTCGGTTCGAGAGCCACCGGAAACGCTGCACCCGACAGCGACTGGGATTTCTTGGTGCAGTTTTCCCACCCGCCCGGCTTCGAGGCATTCATGGGACTGCGCGACCGGCTCGCCCATCGTCTCGGCGCACGCGTGGATTTGCTGTCACGCTCCGCCTGCAAACCGCGTTTCCTAGAGGAAATCGAAAAGGAACTCGTCGATGTCACGTAGCATTTCCCTCCGCAGCTGGACATCATCGAAAGCTGCGACCGAATCAAAAGCTACATCGCGGGTCTGGACAGCGGCTCTTTCGAAGCCGACTTGAAAACACAAGACGCCGTAATCCGTCAATTTGAAGTCATCGGTGAAGCCGTGAAAAGCCTGCCTGAATCTCTCACTGCGTCTCATCCGGAGATTCCCTGGAAGCAGATCGCCGGCTTTCGCGATGTTTTGGCTCACTCCTATTTTGCCGTGGATGCCTCGGTAGTCTGGGATGCCGCCCAGAACAAGGTGCCGCTGCTCAAAACGGCCTGCGGACAACTCTTGGAGCGTTAGGCTATTGCCTCAAATCCAGCAGCATTTGCCTGGCGGTCTGCTCAAGCCCCGGGAGTTGTTTCTGCGCCGCTTTCCAAAGAATAGCATAATCAAGGCCGTCGTAACCATGCGCCACGCGGTCGCGCAGTCCGGCGGCACCCTTCCAATCGACAGCGGAATATTGTTCCCGAAGAGAGATCGGCAGTCGTTTGACGGCTTCACCGATGCATTGCATGACTCGCTCGAAGGCCCGCAGCCTCATGGTGTTCGAGAGCAGGCTATCGAGCGTCTCCCCACTCATAAAGGTGTTTACCTCAGAGATGAACTCCAAGATTTGCCTAAGCGTAATGCGAGGATCATGATTGCTCATAGATCGGTGTGAGCTCGGGCTCCACTAATGGCCTGATATGTTTTCCCAATTGAGAAACGACATCGACTTTGCGGCCAAAAAGCGGCTCCAAGTCCTCATGCCAGTGGAAAAATTCCCATCCTGGAATCCGGTCGGGCAGAAACTCCACCAGCACATCCACGTCGCTATGATTCGGATCGAAGTCGGGCCGGACGACGGAGCCGAAGAGGCTCATCCGCCGGATGCCGCGCTCGCGACAGAATGCGGCGATGCGTTCGCGATCAATCGGAATGGGTAGTTCGGCGAGTGTCATCGGAGTGTGGCCACAGGCTTATGTAGAGGAGCGAAGCAGGTTTTGAAAGCGAAAGTGGTGGTTCTGTGCCTAAACCTACTTCCGGGCTGAATCGACTTGCAGGAGGATGGTCGTTTTGTCGCCGCGATCTTCGTAGGTCACGAGTTCCCTCGCCTCGGGATGATGCTTGCGCACGTCGGCCAAGGGTTTGCCGCGAGCCAGAATGTAATGCGCGTCGCGCGGGAGATCATCGGCCTTGTCCACGAATTGATAGGGATCGGTCAGGTAAAAAAAGATCGGCTGCGAACCCGGATCGACCGCGTAAAGCGTCTCGCCATCGGGCACGGCGGCGTTGATTTTGTCGCCCGCCGCACGCCAGAGGGAACGCTTTTTGAGTTGGGGCACGATGGCCAGCGAGTAGATCGCCATGAGCAAAACGAAGAGAAATCCGCTGCGTTGCGCGAGGACCTTTAACCCGCCGACTCCGCCGCCAGTGGCCGTGCGCCAGATTTTCCAGAGCCTCTCGGGAAGCGTGCCCCATTCGAGTAAGAGCGCAATTAGGAGGGCAAAGGGGACGGTGACCGGCATGGTGTAGCGAGGCAGCGAACCGGGCGCGAGGCTCACGGCGAGGAAGCTGAAAACGACCGCCCAGCGCAACCCGCGAGTGAGAGCCCGGATTTTTTCCGGCGAGTCCGGTCGCAATGGCACCCAGGCGAACGGGAGAAACAGGGACCACGGCAGGAGGTTGGCGAGGCCGCGCGGGATGTTCAGTATCCAGCCGCTGAGATCGAAATCGGAGCCGTCGAGGCGGTCGGTGAGTTGATGAATCATGGCGCTGCCCGCGCCGCCGGTGCGCGCATGGAAGGGCACCCACCAGAGCGCGACGAGTCCGGTCGCGATGAGCAGGGAAACGAGATGCGCGGGGTGCGGCAGCTTGCAGAGTTCACGGCTTTTCCAAAGCACGGCGACGACCACCGCATAGAAAAAAAGCAGATGCACCGGGCCTTTTAAGAGGTAGCCGCAGCCGAGTGCGATTCCAATGCCAGCCGCCATGCGCCACGGGCGGTCGAGCATCCAGCCGCGCAGCCAGGCGATGATCGCGATTCCCGTCGCGGCGGAATAAAGGGCGTCGATTTCCAACATGCGGCCTTTGTCGATCATGCCCAGATTCGTGAGCGTGAAGACGGCGGCGGCGAAGGCGGCGGGATGCCCCAGCCAGCGCGCGCCTGCCAGAAAGACAGCCAGCGCGACCGCCAAAACCCCGAGCACCGACGGCAAACGGGCGGTCCATTCGTTTTCGACGCCGGTGAGTTTGAAGCTGATCGCCGCCAGCCAGTTGATCATCGGCGGCTTGCGCAAATAAGTTTCGCCGCCGACTTGCGGGACGATCCAGTCGCCATTTCGCAGCATGGTTTGTCCCGGCAAAATGCGGCGCCCCTCCTCGCCCTTGAGTTCGAGTGTTCCCAATGTCGGCAGGTAGATGCCCGCCCAGATCGCGAGGATGAGGAGCGCCGAACGCAGCAGAACCCAAGTCTTGGGCGGAGTTAAACTCGATTCTGGAGAACCTTGAGGGAGTGGATTGGAAGGGGACATCTGCAAACAACTTGGCGCGACAGCGCAGCGAAGGAAACCACCAAGGCACCGAAATTGCCAGTGAGAAGCAAAATTCGACAGGCGGCTTCGTCAGCTTCAGCTCCAAGAAGAGATGTAAGTTGTCTCTGATTTTGGGCCAAGCGACGGGACTGCTTTTCGGCGAGACGCCAAAAAGTACACGCGAGACGCGTGCGCTCCCGCTATTTCCCAGCTTCGCTGAGGATGATCTGGCCTTCGGCGACGATTTCCTCGCCGACGCGGGCGACGGTTTCAAATTGGAGCAGTCCGGCCATTTCGCCGCGTTTGGTGGCTTCGAGTTCGATCCGTTCGCCGGGCAAAACGGCGCGCTTGAATTTCATCGCGCGAATGGCCGAGAGCAAAAAGCTGCGCCTGGCACTCCCGCTGCCTGCCGCGATCCCGGCGGCTTGCGCCAAAGCCTCGGTGAGAATCACTCCCGGCACGATGGGATTCCCCGGAAAATGGCCGCGAAAAAAATCGCGGTCGAGTCCGAACGCAATCTCGCAGCGGGCCCATTCGCCGTCGCGGGTTTCCAGCACGCGATCCACGAAAATGAACGGCTCCCCATGGGGCAAACCATGCGCCGCCGGGTCGTTGTCTGTGTTGAAACAAGTCACGAGCCGTCTCTAGTTCCCCTGGGCAGGCGGCGCGGCCATCGGCGTCTCCTGGGCCGGAACGAAATAGGCAAATTTATAGGAACCTTTCTCGCGTTTGATGCCCGCGCGGAAGCCGGTGTAATTCGGATCAGCCGCAAACTCCGGCGGCGCGACGAGGAAGTTTCCATTGGGCAGAAACTGGCTGTTCACGACCCGCTGCAACTCGGGCCAGAGCTGGTTGTCGTCCCAATATTTAAAGCAGCCGTAACCGTCGCTCCCCGGTGCCCAACTGTAGCCAAAATCGGCGGTCATCATGGTGGACATCACCCGGATGTCTTTATTGGCCACAGCTTTGCGCAGGCGGCCGACGAAGGCCTTGAACGAGTCGTCCTGCACCTGATCGCGCTGCCGGGAAAGCTCGTCGGCCTTCTTTTCCTGCTCGGCCTTTTGGGCGGGCGTCTTGCAACTGGCGAGCCCCATTAGCAGCGCGGCGGCGAGGAAGAGTCGGAGGTAAATCAACATGGGCGAAATCATAGGGACGCCGGATGGATTATCAAGTCGGCAGAGAGAGGAAGGCTGAAACTTGAAAGCATGTTGGCAGGCTTGTCAGGCAGGTTTTTTTACGGCAATGTGGCTCATGCCCGTGCTGCCCATCATCGAAATGACGGAGGACGATCCCCGCTGGTTGCAGATGCAGCGCGATAAAGTCGAGGCGCGCATTCGCTTCGGTAAATCGGCGCAGGCCCGGGAGGAACGCGACGCTTTGCTGGATCCCACACGCGTGAGACCCGATTGGACGTGGCAACCGCTGCCCGTGGAGCCGCCTTTTGAGGTGATCCCGTGGGATTAGTCACGTTGGGGGATTTTGAGGAGGTGCTGCGGGAGGCGGCCTCTGGAGAAGTGGCTTATGCTCTCGTCGGAGGATTGGCGGTGGCCTTGTGGGCGGAACGATTTGCCGTCGGAGTCGCGCATCTC is part of the Chthoniobacterales bacterium genome and encodes:
- a CDS encoding glycosyltransferase family 39 protein; this translates as MSPSNPLPQGSPESSLTPPKTWVLLRSALLILAIWAGIYLPTLGTLELKGEEGRRILPGQTMLRNGDWIVPQVGGETYLRKPPMINWLAAISFKLTGVENEWTARLPSVLGVLAVALAVFLAGARWLGHPAAFAAAVFTLTNLGMIDKGRMLEIDALYSAATGIAIIAWLRGWMLDRPWRMAAGIGIALGCGYLLKGPVHLLFFYAVVVAVLWKSRELCKLPHPAHLVSLLIATGLVALWWVPFHARTGGAGSAMIHQLTDRLDGSDFDLSGWILNIPRGLANLLPWSLFLPFAWVPLRPDSPEKIRALTRGLRWAVVFSFLAVSLAPGSLPRYTMPVTVPFALLIALLLEWGTLPERLWKIWRTATGGGVGGLKVLAQRSGFLFVLLMAIYSLAIVPQLKKRSLWRAAGDKINAAVPDGETLYAVDPGSQPIFFYLTDPYQFVDKADDLPRDAHYILARGKPLADVRKHHPEARELVTYEDRGDKTTILLQVDSARK